A portion of the Cryptomeria japonica chromosome 5, Sugi_1.0, whole genome shotgun sequence genome contains these proteins:
- the LOC131066207 gene encoding subtilisin-like protease SBT1.7, translating into MASACVATFVLILASIFAISLGTPQGEVARKPYIVHVVKSAKPSHLTSHHKWYASMLHQVSQSDSHATELLYTYDTVLHGFAAMLSSAEAEAMETMDGCLAVIPASLHQLDTTHSPEFLGLVSSSGFLWNYSTYGEGIIVGVIDTGIWPESKSFSDAGLGPIPARWKGICEVGQKFNLSNCNKKIIGARYYFKGYEKSYNTSIDPVSEYKSARDSGGHGTHVASIVAGSPVDVSSWFGNGKARGMAPQARLAIYKACWKDGCTDADITAAIDQAIADGVDIISISISSKDVPFYKSTRAIAVFGAIKNGVLVSASGGNSGPFSSTLSNTLPWVMTVGASSIDRDFPAFVLLGNGATYRGTSTYKGGNGKLHGPFSVVYASANNSSKRCLKGSLDPNVVKGKIVLCDQLLVSKNPGESIAVEKGNEVARAGGVGMIVANEVHIGAQQRITNPINGLSSISVSFRVGERIKSYINRTLSNATAAMNITGLTVVGEEITAPMVAAFSSRGPSIAYPLILKPDMIAPGVNILAALGDGYEFKSGTSMAAPHVSGVAALIKAVHPKWSPAAIKSALMTSSYILDNAKQPIRDSYTMQVADPFAMGAGHIDPEAAVDPGLVYDMEPQDYINFLCSLNYTKQQIALLTNEPCPNSNFTATDLNYPSFSVVFNSGTQSVQVKNRTLTYVGNTLDVVYKVSVKSPRGVKMFVEPQQLKFKRVNEQAKYSVKFENEGTAKAGTVRFGEIMWNSVNGGKHIVRSPVIVAFQSSILSLDHSSSNTTYAFYLL; encoded by the coding sequence ATGGCGAGCGCCTGTGTTGCCACTTTCGTACTCATCTTGGCCTCTATTTTTGCCATTTCATTGGGTACTCCTCAAGGTGAAGTTGCACGAAAGCCATACATAGTTCATGTGGTTAAGTCCGCGAAACCCAGCCATTTAACATCACACCACAAGTGGTATGCTTCAATGCTTCACCAGGTCTCGCAATCAGACTCACATGCAACAGAGTTGTTATATACATATGATACTGTCTTGCATGGCTTTGCTGCGATGCTGAGCAGCGCAGAGGCTGAAGCCATGGAGACTATGGACGGGTGCTTAGCTGTAATTCCGGCCTCTCTTCATCAACTAGACACCACGCACTCACCTGAGTTCCTCGGCCTTGTCAGTTCCTCTGGATTCTTGTGGAATTACTCTACTTATGGCGAAGGTATCATTGTGGGCGTGATTGACACAGGCATATGGCCTGAAAGCAAAAGCTTCAGTGATGCAGGCCTTGGACCCATTCCTGCTAGGTGGAAAGGCATTTGTGAAGTTGGGCAGAAGTTCAATTTATCCAACTGCAATAAGAAAATCATTGGTGCTCGATACTACTTCAAAGGCTACGAAAAGAGTTACAATACTAGCATTGATCCAGTCTCGGAATACAAATCTGCTCGAGACAGTGGTGGGCATGGGACACATGTAGCTTCAATTGTTGCGGGATCTCCGGTGGATGTTTCTAGTTGGTTTGGTAACGGAAAGGCCAGAGGGATGGCCCCTCAAGCCAGGCTTGCCATTTACAAAGCGTGCTGGAAAGACGGTTGCACCGACGCGGACATAACTGCTGCGATAGATCAAGCGATTGCTGATGGCGTCGACATCATTTCAATCTCAATCAGTTCAAAAGATGTGCCTTTTTACAAGAGCACAAGAGCCATTGCAGTATTCGGGGCCATAAAAAATGGTGTTCTTGTTTCTGCCTCCGGAGGAAACTCAGGACCATTTTCATCTACTCTGAGTAACACATTGCCATGGGTTATGACTGTAGGCGCCAGCAGCATCGACAGAGATTTCCCTGCTTTTGTACTACTGGGCAATGGAGCGACCTACAGAGGCACCTCCACCTACAAAGGAGGAAATGGAAAATTGCATGGGCCCTTCTCTGTGGTGTATGCTTCCGCCAACAACAGCTCAAAGCGTTGTCTTAAAGGCAGCCTGGACCCCAATGTGGTGAAGGGTAAGATAGTGCTGTGCGATCAGTTATTAGTTTCTAAGAATCCAGGGGAGTCCATTGCCGTGGAGAAAGGGAATGAAGTGGCCAGAGCAGGCGGTGTAGGAATGATTGTTGCGAATGAAGTGCATATCGGAGCACAACAGCGGATTACCAATCCTATTAATGGTCTGTCGTCTATCAGCGTCAGTTTTAGAGTTGGTGAAAGAATAAAATCCTACATCAACCGTACGTTGAGTAATGCCACGGCCGCGATGAACATCACAGGCTTGACTGTTGTTGGAGAAGAAATAACTGCTCCCATGGTTGCTGCATTTTCTTCCCGGGGACCGAGTATAGCCTATCCGCTTATTCTCAAGCCTGATATGATTGCTCCGGGCGTCAACATTTTGGCAGCCTTGGGAGATGGTTACGAATTTAAGTCAGGGACTTCAATGGCTGCCCCTCACGTTAGTGGAGTTGCAGCGCTGATAAAAGCCGTGCATCCCAAGTGGAGCCCTGCCGCCATAAAATCTGCTCTCATGACGTCTTCTTACATTCTTGACAATGCAAAGCAGCCCATCAGAGATTCATACACCATGCAAGTAGCCGACCCCTTTGCAATGGGTGCAGGTCACATAGATCCCGAAGCTGCGGTAGATCCTGGACTTGTCTATGATATGGAGCCTCAAGATTACATCAACTTTCTCTGCTCTCTAAACTACACCAAACAACAAATTGCTCTACTCACCAATGAGCCCTGCCCCAACTCCAATTTTACAGCCACAGATCTGAATTACCCCTCATTTTCCGTGGTTTTCAATTCGGGCACTCAATCTGTTCAGGTGAAGAACAGAACACTGACGTATGTGGGCAACACTCTGGATGTTGTGTACAAGGTGAGCGTGAAAAGCCCTCGCGGCGTGAAAATGTTTGTGGAGCCACAGCAATTGAAGTTCAAAAGAGTAAATGAGCAAGCCAAGTACAGTGTGAAATTTGAAAATGAAGGGACAGCCAAAGCTGGCACAGTCCGATTTGGAGAGATAATGTGGAATTCTGTCAATGGAGGGAAACACATTGTTCGTAGCCCAGTTATCGTAGCATTCCAAAGTTCCATCCTATCTTTAGACCATTCGAGTAGCAATACCACTTATGCTTTTTATCTGCTTTAG